In Oncorhynchus tshawytscha isolate Ot180627B linkage group LG23, Otsh_v2.0, whole genome shotgun sequence, the following proteins share a genomic window:
- the LOC112222532 gene encoding epithelial discoidin domain-containing receptor 1-like isoform X1: MYACGCQRDSGQVTGCVAGAMATPELRLLPVIVVTIVLVALSAADDHEWHFKPAQCRYALGMEDGTIPDSDITASSAWSDSTEAKHGRLSTGEGDGAWCPAGAVFPSASEYLQVDLRSLHFLALVGTQGRHADGHGREFARSYRLRYSRDGRTWITWKDRWGQEVVSGNENTYDVVLKDLGPPIVARYVRFYPLADRVMSVCLRVELYGCLWNDGLLVYTAPVGHVMHLSGSPVYLNDSTYDGSVESGVQFGGLGQLFDGVLGGNDFTETKELRVWPGYDYLGWSREALGQGSVDIEFHFEKTRSFHTMQVHSNNRHTQGVRVFSKVDCQFKPGLLLPWSSPPLSLAVPLEDLKDPSSRPISLPLGGRPAQILRCQFAFADRWMLISEISFYSEPYGEGVDPMDTGSALPAPPVSSATPRPPPTVFPSSVSPALNHNSSNFTSVPSEPPTTNPMMDSTGNSTLSGADFDAVTPGAGLPVAKDDSSNTAILIGCLVGIILLLLTVIAVILWRQYWKKILGKAQGSLSSDELRVHLSVPSDNVVINNTHSYSSRYQRIHTFPDDRERCDGEGEYQEPSALLRPLGQDSTGRDSTALLLNNPAYDLLLSDQRQHGSGSSWPLTVPMARASSSHPQEKSLNIGAQGCGMDLEKGLPPTQEEPPPYPDAPPYPALSPPFPASVPHYAEADIVSLQGVSGNNTYAVPALTSSSPTAADCTPLPELPRHCLVFKEKLGEGQFGEVHLCEIESPQELPNLEFPFNVRKGRPLLVAVKILRPDASKNARNDFLKEGKILSRLKDPNIIRLLGVCVSSDPLCMVTEYMESGDLNQYLSHRVLLDKTGPTHNTPTISYPALIAMASQIASGMKFLSSLNFVHRDLATRNCLVGGEKGESGGDRGGERPIKIADFGMSRNLYAGDYYRIQGRAVLPIRWMAWECILMGKFTTASDVWAFGVTLWEMLSVCQEQPYSNLTDEQVIDNAGEFFRDHGRQVYLSRPDVCPQGLYDLMLSCWNRDCKLRPSFAHIHSFLTEDAMNMV, encoded by the exons gtatgCCTGTGGTTGTCAGCGTGACTCCGGACAGGTAACCGGGTGTGTTGCTGGTGCCATGGCAACCCCAGAGTTGCGTCTGTTGCCTGTCATCGTGGTTACCATCGTCCTGGTGGCGTTGTCGGCTGCGGATGACCACGAGTGGCACTTTAAACCAG CTCAGTGTCGTTACGCCCTGGGGATGGAGGATGGCACCATCCCTGACTCTGACATCACGGCTTCCAGCGCCTGGTCAGACTCTACTGAGGCCAAACACGGCAG gttgagtacaggagagggagatggagcgtgGTGTCCTGCAGGAGCAGTGTTCCCCAGTGCTTCAGAGTACCTCCAG gtCGACCTGCGCTCGCTGCACTTCCTGGCTCTGGTGGGTACCCAGGGTCGCCATGCCGACGGGCACGGCCGGGAGTTTGCCCGCAGCTACCGGCTCCGTTACTCCCGAGACGGACGCACCTGGATCACCTGGAAGGACCGCTGGGGGCAGGAG GTGGTGTCTGGGAATGAGAACACCTATGATGTGGTTCTGAAGGACCTGGGTCCACCCATTGTTGCCCGTTATGTCCGCTTCTACCCCCTGGCAGACCGGGTCATGAGCGTCTGTCTACGAGTGGAGCTCTATGGCTGTCTGTGGAACG atggcCTTTTGGTGTACACAGCTCCTGTGGGTCATGTGATGCACCTGTCTGGCTCACCTGTGTACCTCAACGATTCCACCTACGATGGCAGCGTAGAGTCAGG GGTTCAGTTCGGAGGCCTGGGCCAGCTGTTTGACGGTGTGTTAGGAGGGAATGACTTCACAGAGACCAAGGAGCTGAGGGTGTGGCCGGGGTATGActacctgggctggagcagagaGGCTCTGGGGCAGGGCAGTGTTGACATCGAGTTCCACTTCGAAAAGACACGCAGCTTCCACACCATGCAA GTCCACAGTAATAACCGTCACACCCAGGGTGTGAGGGTCTTCAGTAAGGTAGATTGTCAGTTTAAACCTGGCCTCTTACTCCCCTGGTCCTCGCCCCCCCTCTCCCTGGCTGTACCTCTAGAGGACCTGAAGGACCCCTCCTCACGCCCCATCTCCCTGCCCCTGGGGGGTCGCCCCGCCCAGATCTTACGCTGCCAGTTTGCCTTCGCAGACCGATGGATGCTCATCTCTGAGATCTCCTTCTACTCCG agccGTACGGGGAGGGTGTCGACCCCATGGACACGGGCTctgctcttcctgctcctccgGTCTCCTCCGCtactcctcgtcctcctcctacTGTCTTCCCCTCCTCCGTCAGCCCCGCCCTCAACCACAACTCCTCCAACTTCACTAGTGTTCCCTCAG AACCCCCCACCACCAACCCCATGATGGACAGCACGGGTAACAGCACACtgtcag GGGCCGACTTCGATGCTGTGACCCCAGGGGCAGGCCTTCCTGTCGCCAAGGATGACAGCAGCAACACAGCCATCCTGATTGGCTGCCTGGTGGGCATCATCCTGCTGCTATTGACTGTGATCGCTGTCATTCTGTGGAGGCAATACTGGAAGAAGATACTGGGCAAG GCCCAGGGCAGTCTGTCCAGTGACGAGTTGCGTGTCCATCTGTCCGTCCCCTCGGACAACGTGGTGATTAACAACACACACAGCTATTCCAGCCGCTACCAGCGTATACACACTTTCCCTGACGACAGGGAGCGCTGCGACGGAGAGGGAGAGTACCAGGAGCCCAGCGCACTGCTCCGACCACTAGGACAAGACAGCACCGGACGAGACAGCACCG CCTTGCTGTTAAACAACCCAGCCTATGACCTCCtcctgtcagatcagaggcagcatgGCTCAGGCTCCTCGTGGCCCCTAACCGTCCCTATGGCCCGGGCCAGCTCCTCTCACCCTCAGGAGAAGAGCCTCAATATTGGGGCCCAGG gcTGTGGTATGGACTTGGAGAAGGGCTTGCCCCCCACCCAGGAGGAGCCTCCCCCGTACCCCGATGCCCCTCCCTACCCGGCCCTGTCTCCCCCCTTCCCCGCCAGCGTGCCCCACTATGCAGAGGCGGACATTGTTAGCCTGCAGGGCGTCAG TGGTAACAACACGTATGCAGTGCCAGCCCTGACCTCCTCCAGCCCCACTGCAGCAGACTGCACCCCCCTGCCTGAACTGCCCCGACACTGTCTGGTTTTCAAGGAGAAACTGGGAGAAGGACAGTTTGGAGAG GTGCACCTGTGTGAGATAGAGAGCCCTCAGGAACTGCCTAACCTGGAGTTCCCTTTCAACGTGAGGAAAGGACGCCCTCTGCTGGTGGCTGTTAAGATACTGCGTCCTGACGCCTCCAAGAACGCCAG gaaTGACTTCCTAAAGGAGGGGAAGATTCTGTCTCGTCTGAAGGACCCAAACATCATCCGTCtgttgggagtgtgtgtgagcaGCGACCCTCTCTGTATGGTCACAGAGTACATGGAGAGTGGAGACCTCAACCAGTACCTCTCACACAGAGTCCTGCTGGACAAGACCGGACCCACACACAACACCCCCACCATCAG TTACCCTGCTCTGATCGCCATGGCCAGTCAGATAGCTTCAGGGATGAAGTTTCTGTCGTCTCTGAACTTTGTGCACCGTGACCTGGCCACAAGAAACTGCCTTGTGGGGGGTGAGAAGGGCGAGAGCGGGGGCGACCGGGGCGGGGAGCGACCCATCAAGATCGCCGACTTTGGGATGAGCAGAAACCTGTATGCTGGAGACTACTACCGCATCCAGGGGCGGGCCGTGCTGCCTATACGATGGATGGCCTGGGAGTGTATACTGATG GGGAAGTTCACCACAGCCAGTGACGTGTGGGCGTTTGGTGTGACTCTGTGGGAGATGCTGAGTGTGTGTCAGGAGCAACCCTACTCCAACCTGACTGATGAACAGGTCATAGACAACGCCGGAGAGTTCTTCAGGGACCACGgaagacag GTGTATCTGAGCAGGCCAGATGTGTGTCCTCAGGGTCTCTATGACCTCATGCTGAGCTGCTGGAACCGGGACTGCAAGCTCCGCCCATCATTTGCCCACATTCACTCCTTCCTCACAGAGGATGCCATGAAcatggtgtag
- the LOC112222532 gene encoding epithelial discoidin domain-containing receptor 1-like isoform X3, producing MYACGCQRDSGQVTGCVAGAMATPELRLLPVIVVTIVLVALSAADDHEWHFKPAQCRYALGMEDGTIPDSDITASSAWSDSTEAKHGRLSTGEGDGAWCPAGAVFPSASEYLQVDLRSLHFLALVGTQGRHADGHGREFARSYRLRYSRDGRTWITWKDRWGQEVVSGNENTYDVVLKDLGPPIVARYVRFYPLADRVMSVCLRVELYGCLWNDGLLVYTAPVGHVMHLSGSPVYLNDSTYDGSVESGVQFGGLGQLFDGVLGGNDFTETKELRVWPGYDYLGWSREALGQGSVDIEFHFEKTRSFHTMQVHSNNRHTQGVRVFSKVDCQFKPGLLLPWSSPPLSLAVPLEDLKDPSSRPISLPLGGRPAQILRCQFAFADRWMLISEISFYSEPYGEGVDPMDTGSALPAPPVSSATPRPPPTVFPSSVSPALNHNSSNFTSVPSGADFDAVTPGAGLPVAKDDSSNTAILIGCLVGIILLLLTVIAVILWRQYWKKILGKAQGSLSSDELRVHLSVPSDNVVINNTHSYSSRYQRIHTFPDDRERCDGEGEYQEPSALLRPLGQDSTGRDSTALLLNNPAYDLLLSDQRQHGSGSSWPLTVPMARASSSHPQEKSLNIGAQGCGMDLEKGLPPTQEEPPPYPDAPPYPALSPPFPASVPHYAEADIVSLQGVSGNNTYAVPALTSSSPTAADCTPLPELPRHCLVFKEKLGEGQFGEVHLCEIESPQELPNLEFPFNVRKGRPLLVAVKILRPDASKNARNDFLKEGKILSRLKDPNIIRLLGVCVSSDPLCMVTEYMESGDLNQYLSHRVLLDKTGPTHNTPTISYPALIAMASQIASGMKFLSSLNFVHRDLATRNCLVGGEKGESGGDRGGERPIKIADFGMSRNLYAGDYYRIQGRAVLPIRWMAWECILMGKFTTASDVWAFGVTLWEMLSVCQEQPYSNLTDEQVIDNAGEFFRDHGRQVYLSRPDVCPQGLYDLMLSCWNRDCKLRPSFAHIHSFLTEDAMNMV from the exons gtatgCCTGTGGTTGTCAGCGTGACTCCGGACAGGTAACCGGGTGTGTTGCTGGTGCCATGGCAACCCCAGAGTTGCGTCTGTTGCCTGTCATCGTGGTTACCATCGTCCTGGTGGCGTTGTCGGCTGCGGATGACCACGAGTGGCACTTTAAACCAG CTCAGTGTCGTTACGCCCTGGGGATGGAGGATGGCACCATCCCTGACTCTGACATCACGGCTTCCAGCGCCTGGTCAGACTCTACTGAGGCCAAACACGGCAG gttgagtacaggagagggagatggagcgtgGTGTCCTGCAGGAGCAGTGTTCCCCAGTGCTTCAGAGTACCTCCAG gtCGACCTGCGCTCGCTGCACTTCCTGGCTCTGGTGGGTACCCAGGGTCGCCATGCCGACGGGCACGGCCGGGAGTTTGCCCGCAGCTACCGGCTCCGTTACTCCCGAGACGGACGCACCTGGATCACCTGGAAGGACCGCTGGGGGCAGGAG GTGGTGTCTGGGAATGAGAACACCTATGATGTGGTTCTGAAGGACCTGGGTCCACCCATTGTTGCCCGTTATGTCCGCTTCTACCCCCTGGCAGACCGGGTCATGAGCGTCTGTCTACGAGTGGAGCTCTATGGCTGTCTGTGGAACG atggcCTTTTGGTGTACACAGCTCCTGTGGGTCATGTGATGCACCTGTCTGGCTCACCTGTGTACCTCAACGATTCCACCTACGATGGCAGCGTAGAGTCAGG GGTTCAGTTCGGAGGCCTGGGCCAGCTGTTTGACGGTGTGTTAGGAGGGAATGACTTCACAGAGACCAAGGAGCTGAGGGTGTGGCCGGGGTATGActacctgggctggagcagagaGGCTCTGGGGCAGGGCAGTGTTGACATCGAGTTCCACTTCGAAAAGACACGCAGCTTCCACACCATGCAA GTCCACAGTAATAACCGTCACACCCAGGGTGTGAGGGTCTTCAGTAAGGTAGATTGTCAGTTTAAACCTGGCCTCTTACTCCCCTGGTCCTCGCCCCCCCTCTCCCTGGCTGTACCTCTAGAGGACCTGAAGGACCCCTCCTCACGCCCCATCTCCCTGCCCCTGGGGGGTCGCCCCGCCCAGATCTTACGCTGCCAGTTTGCCTTCGCAGACCGATGGATGCTCATCTCTGAGATCTCCTTCTACTCCG agccGTACGGGGAGGGTGTCGACCCCATGGACACGGGCTctgctcttcctgctcctccgGTCTCCTCCGCtactcctcgtcctcctcctacTGTCTTCCCCTCCTCCGTCAGCCCCGCCCTCAACCACAACTCCTCCAACTTCACTAGTGTTCCCTCAG GGGCCGACTTCGATGCTGTGACCCCAGGGGCAGGCCTTCCTGTCGCCAAGGATGACAGCAGCAACACAGCCATCCTGATTGGCTGCCTGGTGGGCATCATCCTGCTGCTATTGACTGTGATCGCTGTCATTCTGTGGAGGCAATACTGGAAGAAGATACTGGGCAAG GCCCAGGGCAGTCTGTCCAGTGACGAGTTGCGTGTCCATCTGTCCGTCCCCTCGGACAACGTGGTGATTAACAACACACACAGCTATTCCAGCCGCTACCAGCGTATACACACTTTCCCTGACGACAGGGAGCGCTGCGACGGAGAGGGAGAGTACCAGGAGCCCAGCGCACTGCTCCGACCACTAGGACAAGACAGCACCGGACGAGACAGCACCG CCTTGCTGTTAAACAACCCAGCCTATGACCTCCtcctgtcagatcagaggcagcatgGCTCAGGCTCCTCGTGGCCCCTAACCGTCCCTATGGCCCGGGCCAGCTCCTCTCACCCTCAGGAGAAGAGCCTCAATATTGGGGCCCAGG gcTGTGGTATGGACTTGGAGAAGGGCTTGCCCCCCACCCAGGAGGAGCCTCCCCCGTACCCCGATGCCCCTCCCTACCCGGCCCTGTCTCCCCCCTTCCCCGCCAGCGTGCCCCACTATGCAGAGGCGGACATTGTTAGCCTGCAGGGCGTCAG TGGTAACAACACGTATGCAGTGCCAGCCCTGACCTCCTCCAGCCCCACTGCAGCAGACTGCACCCCCCTGCCTGAACTGCCCCGACACTGTCTGGTTTTCAAGGAGAAACTGGGAGAAGGACAGTTTGGAGAG GTGCACCTGTGTGAGATAGAGAGCCCTCAGGAACTGCCTAACCTGGAGTTCCCTTTCAACGTGAGGAAAGGACGCCCTCTGCTGGTGGCTGTTAAGATACTGCGTCCTGACGCCTCCAAGAACGCCAG gaaTGACTTCCTAAAGGAGGGGAAGATTCTGTCTCGTCTGAAGGACCCAAACATCATCCGTCtgttgggagtgtgtgtgagcaGCGACCCTCTCTGTATGGTCACAGAGTACATGGAGAGTGGAGACCTCAACCAGTACCTCTCACACAGAGTCCTGCTGGACAAGACCGGACCCACACACAACACCCCCACCATCAG TTACCCTGCTCTGATCGCCATGGCCAGTCAGATAGCTTCAGGGATGAAGTTTCTGTCGTCTCTGAACTTTGTGCACCGTGACCTGGCCACAAGAAACTGCCTTGTGGGGGGTGAGAAGGGCGAGAGCGGGGGCGACCGGGGCGGGGAGCGACCCATCAAGATCGCCGACTTTGGGATGAGCAGAAACCTGTATGCTGGAGACTACTACCGCATCCAGGGGCGGGCCGTGCTGCCTATACGATGGATGGCCTGGGAGTGTATACTGATG GGGAAGTTCACCACAGCCAGTGACGTGTGGGCGTTTGGTGTGACTCTGTGGGAGATGCTGAGTGTGTGTCAGGAGCAACCCTACTCCAACCTGACTGATGAACAGGTCATAGACAACGCCGGAGAGTTCTTCAGGGACCACGgaagacag GTGTATCTGAGCAGGCCAGATGTGTGTCCTCAGGGTCTCTATGACCTCATGCTGAGCTGCTGGAACCGGGACTGCAAGCTCCGCCCATCATTTGCCCACATTCACTCCTTCCTCACAGAGGATGCCATGAAcatggtgtag